Below is a window of Electrophorus electricus isolate fEleEle1 chromosome 12, fEleEle1.pri, whole genome shotgun sequence DNA.
ATTGCCCGTCAGTAAAGACCTGGCTGAGCTAACAGCTGTCCTCaccttacccccccccccccccccaggtgaGGCGAGGGCTCAGGTAAGGGTGAGGGCAGCAGGTGTGGAGGATGGTCGCAGCGCAGCACGTAGCTGCCCCTCGCTGATCTGCCCATGCCCCAGCGAACATCACTATGGCGCGCAGAACCTCATCCCAGAGCAAGGTGACCATCTCTGTGGACGAGTACAGCTCCAACCCCACCCAGGCCTTCACTCACTACAACATCAACCAGAGTCGCTTCCAGCCCCCccatgtgcacatgtgagtgCCGCCCTCGAGCCTGTAAGGGCTGCTCTGAATCTGCTCTTCTAATTGGCTGATTGGCTCGATTGATTGAATGGACGCTTTAGAGTGGACATCTGTTGGCTTCTGGGTCCTGGTGGTCTCAGGTTCTTGCTGGTTTGTATGTGATTTTTGTAAAAATTAATCAGATGgattttttgcttgcttgtgGCCCACCTTTGTTATCTTTTAAATGTTGTGCAATGCAGAGGGATCTAGATGTGAAAATGGGAGTCAGATGTTTAGCACTCATCTATTACCTGAGGAACTGAAGTATTTCTGACTTTCAAACCTTACATCTGATCCGACCTGTGGTTTCATATGTCTGGGTTAAACCGGTTTCCCAAAAACAGATGAAGACTTGTACAAAAGGTCTAACCTGAAGGGGTTAAACGTAGCCATGAAACCCCTTTAAACACGTATTTTTTAAGTGACCATAGCTGGCGATTATTTGTAAAATGCATCACACCTACATCTTTGTACAGCACTAGAACCTGAAAGGTTGGGTTTCGTCTCTTGTACCCATTGTCTGCTGAAACGATAATGAAGATGTTAGGGTCTGTGCAGTGTAAGGCTGCCTTCATGTTCCTGTACTTATTAACCAGTGGAGGGTCAAAGGTTAGTTCAGTTGATTAGCCCTTTAACAATGGCTCTTTGACCTGCGGGGCAGAGCTCAGCTTTTGGTGAGGTGGCTATTGACTGACGCTGATGATGCCTTAACAAGGGCTGTTGGGACTGAGAAGAATAGTGACTGCTGATTGGATCAgaaccaaacccccccccccccccccggcatcCAATAGGCCCGGAGACCACACAATTAAAGGCTCTGGAGAAAAGGGGACATGGAGAGACGTCCGTGGTGTGGCGTTATGGCTGAAGCAGGGAAACGTGGATAATGGATTTTTAGCCCACAGCAACTTGGCcaattttggttaaaaaaaaatccctgtaaatatattttaaaaacagatttccAGAAGATATTAGGGAGGGGATGCAGAACAGGTTTGGCATGAATGCTCCGTAAATGTACTGGCTACAGGACCACAAGACTATACCATGTAGCATCACTTTACAGGATAGCACGTATGTTATCAGAATAAGAGTATATAGACTCTACCATGTAGCATCACTTTACAGGATAGCACGTATGTTGTCAGAATAAGAGTATATAGGATGGAACTTTGAGATGTGGAATGTTCCTGTCCACACAGAGACATCAGACTCCACATGTCATAAACTTAAATAATGTCCATAGTCTTTTGAAAACAGCCTGACCTGTGCACAGCTTCTGCATTGGTTtgttcaactgtgtgtgtgtgtgtgtgtgtgtgtgtgtgtgtgtgtatgtgcgtgtgtgtgtgtgtgtgtttgagagacagagaatacTCTTTCCCATAAAGATGCTGTAATTTGAGAAGCCATAGTCAGCCTTAGCTGAATCAGAGGCCTCTGTGTTATTGCTGGGCCTGCAAAATTCACTTTTGAACTTTAGTCACAGAGTATGTGTCTTAAAGGTCTGAGTGGTTTGGTAGTGTTTTGTGATGTATGTAGTCTCTGTGGGCTAACAGAGGTTCTATGGTGAAAGTGGTTTTCATTGCATATGTACAACAtttttcatgcttttaaaaCTGCTGATTGTGAGGCTTTGAATGGAAACACTAACCCGTCTCAGCCCGTGTAGAAGGTTTTTAGAGGCAATACAGGTTTTAAAGCAAATGATATGGGTAATATGACTACTGATTCAAAAAGGACGTGTAGAACAATTAGACTTGTAAAGGTCTGGTGAAGATTTCGAGTTTATCAATTATGAAGGTGTGTTGCAAAAAACAGTGTTGTATACTTCATAGTGTGTAACGTGCTTAACCAATGAGAATGAAGGCTCCTCCCTGTATCACTCCTCTACAGGGTGGAGCCCATTCCATACGATGCCCCCAAGCCAGCGGGTCACAcgcgctttgtgtgtgtctcggACACGCACTCGAGGACAGACAGCATCCAGATGCCATATGGTGATGTCCTGCTCCACACCGGCGACTTCACCGAGCTGGGTCTGCCGTCTGAGGTGAAGAAATTTAACGACTGGTTAGGTGAGCATGTGGTGATCACGCCCCTGTACCGCCTCGTGTACACTTTCCAAAACAGTGCATGTACTTGAAAAGTCCAGAATTGAGGCTTTTAACGGTTCAATACAAGGTGCACATTAGTCTGGGTGGGGAACGACACTGGCAGCCTTTTGACAGCTGTTCATTAGAGAACAGAGATAGGGACGAATGTAGCAGGAACTGTAGAAAGAACCTCTCTCAGTACTCGACGCTACTTCTTTTTGCATATTGATATTAAGTTGAATAAAAACAACTTGAGTAAATGTCTTTGTGTTCAGCAGTTCAGTTTCATATTGTGATTAAGCTCGTGTCTAAAGATACTGAAGCATCAATGTTCGGGCAGTGATTTCACAGGGCATGTTGGGTATTAGATCCATGCCCGTCATACCGAGGAGcttttttgttgtaattatgaCGCTGTATTTAACTGACCCTCAGTtgttcaaatcaaattaaattaaagctgGAAAATTTTGAATGTTGTACAATGAATAAATTAGTTCATACAAGTTCCTTTTGGGTTTCAGAGGTAAAAAGAAGGTTTGGTTGGAGAAGATAATCACACTTCCTTCCTCAAAAATGATGTTCTGTGCTAGGAACAGTTAGAGGTGGGAGAAGAGACAGTTGTTTAAAATCATCCGTTTCCAGTCATACACTTAAATCATTCTGTGGAATGATGTGTGTAAACAAATCCCCCTTGTTTCAAGGTTTGCTTGATTTTCTCCAGAATCTTGCCTGCCATCTTTGGGTTAGTGTGATCAGCATGTTCACAGCGTAGACGTTATACTTCCCCGCTCTCAGTACAGTTTGTAACCCCTGAATTGATAAATCACATATATCTGCCGGTGCCTCATGTCATAACACATTTATACAGTACTACCATTCTGTTgtaactacatttacatttacggcactTAGCAGATGCTTTATACAATTTGACGCTtttgaatacaatttgagcacttgagggttaagggccttgttcaggggccaaacttggtggtggtggggcttgaactggcaaccttcagattactagtCTAATACCCTAATGctgaactgtttgtgtgttgggttCGTAACGCTTTGCTCTGACCACCTGCAGGCGGTCTCCCCTACGAGTACAAAGTAATTATTGCGGGGAACCATGAGCTGACCTTCGACAAGGACTTCATGGCTGAACTGGTCAAGCAGGACTACTATCGCTTCCCCTCTGTGTCAAAGCTGCGTCCTGAGGACTTTGATAATGTTCAGTCACTTCTCACAAACTGCATGTACCTACAGGACACCGAAGTCATGGTCAAAGGGTTCAGGATATACGGGACCCCCTGGTGAGTTGCATGCTCAGGTCTTCTACCTGCTTCTGTAATGTTGGTCACTCATGTACAAGCCCACTGCCTGTGGAAGTTCCACCTCGAACCCAGTGTGCGCTGGAATGTCAGCTCCACTGGTGGGATCATATTCAATGGGAGAAACATAACAACTCAGTTCTTCTGttgagtctgtgtttatttgctGTTGCTTAGATGGTGATGGAcaagtaaaaacatttcagcTTGTGACACTTTTGTCAAGGACACTTCATCATTAAGAGGCAGGATGTTTGTCCTGGGTCCCACCTCCTAGAGAAATGATGCAATTGTGCTGATCTAGTAAATGAGTTTTTATCTGGCTGGTTCTGAAATGATCTGACAAGCACATCAGCCTTCTGGCTTCTAGCCTctgaaataatttacatttatggcatttagctgacgcttttttatataaaaaaaaagaaagaacaaaagaaaaagcttttgactttaaatgaatgaaatgatttttatttctaATGATTAGTTTGTACAGTAAGACCTGCCCTCCAAGTGAGGCCCTGCCCCAGTCACTAGGCCAGTTAAGCACAGAGAACCCACCCCACACTCTGCTGGCTCTTAGCTATGTTTGAAGAAGGCTAAAATAAGACTGGCTGTTGCGGTTGGCTTTGAAGGAGCTGAGCAGAGCTCAGCACAGTTGTGTGGGAAGCAAGGGGACGCGTGCCTTTGTGCCACTTCATTAACATATACAGCATTGCCATTGAGTTATTGAGATTTTAATGCTACAACTTGAGTATTTCATGTTTGACTGACGGTGGTTGCTGGAATTCTGTATGGACCTGGCATACTGTAAGGTCTCTATAGAATCAGTCACAGACCATACATATATAagcgtgacacacacacacacacaattgacaGTTCCCTCACCACACCCCCGCAAACTTCAATTACACACTTGTCTATCTGAGCACACTATCGTTTTGAGACCATTAACCCTTGCCTGCCATGCCTGATGGGTCCCCTAGAGAGCCCGTGAAGCTAAGGAAGACTTAAAGGGGCGAAGAGATGACAGCAGGCTTTACTCAGGATCACACCATGGTGACAGAATAATAGCCTGTGCTATAATTTAACACGTCTCGCCATGGCCGTAGAAGTTCAGAGCTGAATACTGGAATTAAAATGGGAGGCGACATGAAAATTGAAGTGATCTCTTGTAATCTGTTTTATAACAAAATGGCTTTACAATAAGAGtgcaattcttttttttcccccatgatTTAAAATTTCATCTTGTTGTGAAGTTTTTCGAGGTTCTATAGTCGTCGTGACCTTgctgagtttttttttattattgttttttttatggttcTTGAATCCATATGTTCCTGGAACTGGAGCCATCATGAATGTTCTTTTATGCAAGTCTCTAGCAAGTTCTCTTTAATAAAAGCCCTCTGGGAAGGAGCGAGCGAGCGTGTGCTGTGTAGGAGCCGAACTTGCAAGCGGAGCGAAAGGGCCGCCGCGGAATCCCAAATATCGGGCTTCCCTTCGGTCCTGAGGAAATGAGATTCTTGGTCAGGAGTGTGGACAGGTCGCTCATGTGAggtcagggggtggggggtgctcaTGCTTTTCCCAGCCTCTCGCGCAGGAAATGGCCTTTGTTCCAGAACATCCCGGCCCTTTGTAGGGAGCACGGCTCAGACATTTGCCCGACCCTGGCGTTCCCTACTGAGGGCACACTCGCAGTGAGCCATGCCGACCTCTGTGACCCTGAGCCTCTGAGAGTGCAGAGGTTACTTCCACTGTGCTATTCTTCTTGGCACAAAGAGCACAGCCAGGCCTGCGTCTCCCAGCCACGCCGGCTACAGGCTGGGGTCAGCGGTAACACATGCTCCGCTCttgttttaaaatctttgtttaCTCGTTTCCTTACTGTCAGTTGCTGACCCAGATTGGCTTGGTTATGCTGATAAGTCAAACAACATTctaaaaattttaaaacatctcaCAACATTCCAACAAATAAGGACACGGCTTTTTTCAACATCTAAGACTTGTAAAGTGGCAGTATTGATACTGAGGACTAAGGACAATCTCCTTAACATTATAGTAGTTATATAGTAGTATATCCTCATAAGGGATATATCCCTTATAtgcatatacgtgtgtgtgtgtgtgtgtgtgtgtgtgtgtgtgtgtgtgtgagtgtgtgtgtgtgtgtgtgtgtgtgtgtgtgtgtgtgtgtgtgtgtgagtgtgtgtgagtgtgtgtgtgtgagtgtgtgtgtgtgtgtgtgtgagtgtgtgtgtgtgagtgtgtgtgtgtgtgtatgtgtgtgtgtgagtgtgagtgtgtgtgtgtgtgtgtgtatgtgtgtgtgtgtatgtgtgagtgtgtgtgtgtgagtgtgtgagtgtgtgtgtgagtgtgtgtgtgagtgtgtgtgagtgtgtgtgtgtgtgtgtgagtgtgtgtgtgtgtgtgtatgtgtgtgtgtgagtgtgagtgtgtgtgtgtgtgtgtgtgtgtgtgtgagtgtgtgagtgtgtgtgtgagtgagtgtgtgtgagtgtgagtgtgtgtgtgtgtgtgtgtgtgtgtgtgtgtgtgtgtgtgatggttactgCAAGCAGCCACGTTCAGCTCGATTGAGGAAAAAGGCGACTTCGGCCAAGCCAAGCCGTCCACTGGCTTTTGAAAATCAAAGACTTTTCCCTTAATCCTCTTAGGGGTGCAGACACCAGTCATGTGACCTGAGTTCACACTGGGCAAGTGCTTATAAAGCCAAACCACAAGAGAGATGTGGTAGGGGGCATACCTtagtgttgccatggaaaccataGAACAGCTTTGTTCCCCGGGGCTAATGTATATTACCGTAAGTAAGCATGCATGCGAAAGGTTTGGCATAACAGCAGCGACAAATGACTCGCGTCCACTTTGAGCAGCTGCCTAGTTTCTTCAGTGtgcagaaaagaggaaaaaggtCACACCTATTTCATTATCATATTATTACCATTACTGCTGGTGGTTTGGAATGTTTTTCGATATGGTTTTAGCATAGCTGAGTTGGCACGTTATTCGTGGGTACACACCCAGGTTATACCACCCTCACCCATGAATCCATTCCCACTCTTGCTCTGTCTGCTAGAGGAGGTTAGGCTGTCAcccaactccatctctctcacatactATAATGCTTCACTGCTAATTTCACATATTGACTGTTAATCGGCTGTTGTCTCACTGACGGCAGTGTGGTTTCTGTGTCGGACAGACAGCTGACAGTTATGAGCAGATCAAATGTTCCTGGATCAGTGAGTGGGGaaatttttctctctctctctcatatataaaaTTTCTCAcctaaatttaaaatttaagaaaaatgtaGTTAGAcagggacacacgcacacagaggtaACACTGAGCATTCTTGAAATCTCTAATGGCTTTGCTGCGGAACATCCCTTCACTATCCCTTGACTAGAAACACTCATTAGGTTAAAACCCCAAGCACCGTAGGCAGGGAGGGGGCAGGTGAGGACCGGAGAGACTGGGGCCGAGTTAAATACGAGCTTCCTTTAAACTCACCCTGGATGGCCGCGGCGAATTATCTTTACGGCATTTagttgacgcttttatccaaagcaacttacaattatgactgaatacaacttgctcaggggcccaacagtggcgggacttgaactggcaacctttcaattactGGCCAAGTATGTTATCCACTGTGCTACCGCTGCGCTAGCTCAGATTACGTAACCTCATCTCCAGTTCAGCAAGCTGTAGTTCCATGACAGGTGTTCAGATATATGAACATCACTGTGGGAAGGTTCCAGATACATTATCCCCACCAGGTTCCAGATACACAAGCCACACTGGGCGAAGGTTCCAGATACATGAGCCACACTGAGGGAAGGTTCCAGATACACACGCTTCTCTGTAGAAAGATAAATGAAGGTTCCAGATAAATGATGTCTACAATGGGAAGGTTCCCAGCCTGTAGGCCAGTGGGACCTGATGTCAGCGGCAGTAGGTTGATATGGTTTTGGTTTAAGAGGCACATGTACATGCAGTTCTATCATAACGTCTTTCTTCTAAGCGCTTTTGCACCATTGAGTGGCTATAGAGTGGTCTGTATGCTGCCTGAGGTtgatttaacattttgttttgaggGCCTAGGTTTGCAGACATTCAAACCCTTTTCTCCCATATACTCTCtactgtgtagtttgtgtaatgttttatataaatgcaaggaaaatattgtattataatGTACATGGAACATAAGATTAGCATGTGCACTAATTTGAGTAGCAGTTTTCTCCAGACCACTGGGAGTCGCCAACCACAGTGCTGTGGTTGTGAATTCTAACTCTTGGCCCTTGTCAGTTTTAATTCCCCTCTCACTGTGGGCGAGGCTTCTGGCTGAGTGAGTGGCAGTGCTGATTTTCAGACCATACAGTATTACCTGGATTAGCCGACCTATCCTTGTCGAGTGTTCCCTCCTTCTTGATAGCCCTATTCCCCCCCCCAGCGAACCACAGACACATACGTTTGCATTTAGCGTGGCATTGTATGGGCCTGTTTGCAAAGGAGTCAGTATTGCGCTTCGGTCCTGAAGGAACAGTACAGCAACCAACGCTGCTGTGTTTTGTACATTGTACCTGCTGTTGACTCAGATCACTAGGTATGTACAGAGAAGTGGGCTACTTTCCTGCATAGAAATACCATAGGCGGGAAATCACAGggcccacctctctctctctctctctctctctctctctctctgtccctccctcctttgccaTGGGTGGATAAATATTtcactgatttgtgtgtgtgtgtcaggagacTGAAGGCAACAGCACATTTTTGCTTCATAAATAACCTGGAGGGGCCATCATCctgttccacacacactgtccttgtgtgcgtgtgtgtgcgtgtgtgtgtgtgtggtagttgttgttgtgtatGTTATGTCTAGGTCAGTTAGAGTTCACCACTGTGAAGTGCTGAGgtagccaaaacacacacactgcatgcagtTTTGCCTTGATTGTCTTATCATTACGAGTATGTTTGAGAAATTCAGAATAAATGAAAGGAATCTTTGAAaggtatttaattttaattaaagataTTTCATTCCTATTCATAATGTTACTGTGTCGATAATTAGTGCACCGGTGTCGACTTACCGCTTCGCTAAATTCGCCCGGATGATTAACTAACCACAGTCGTGGTGAAGCTGAAAACGGCCAGTTGCGTAAAAACGCAATGCCGTTGCAACTTTCTCCAAAACAGGACTTCACTACCCTAAAACTCATGGCAGTACACAAAATGTGTAACTGTCATCGGTCTGTATTTTTTCGGAGGGGTGTTCTGTTATGAATCGCTCCTACAGATGAGGACAACATGCGGCATGCAAATATGCAAACGGTAAAAATACGCCATTAGGAATGAGGGATATTGATAGCGCGGCTCGGTTTGACGTTAACGGGACGTTCAATCTGAAGGCAGCTTTTGTGAAGTTGACCCTTTTGTTTTCAAAACGTTAGCGCGTGAATGCATGCTTTCCTACCGCAACGCTGTTTCGCCTGCACATTTAGTTCTCTCCTGTCCATCATTGCCACGCACGCCGCACAGCTCTTAACAGGGGAAGGTTTGGGCTAGTTGTGGATCAGATAAAGGCCGTTTGGGTTTATGGACTTCACAAAGAGCATCTGCGCCTGATtctctttgtggtgtgtgtgtgtattgctgtaTTTTCAGAGTATCTTTTGTTCTCACAATTTtaacatgcatttgttttgttttttttcttcagaaactTTAAATACCAAATGAAATAATAGTAACCCAATTAAAGTAAAAAACTATTACATTTTAGCTTTATGTAGAGGGATGTGTTCACGCATGTAACCTGGTctctccttttgtgtgtgtgtgtgtgtgtgtgtgggggggtgttcgcacctgtttctctctgtgtgtcttctTTATGGTAGCTTAATGACAGGCCCAATTGATGAAGCAGAGCAGGGCTTTGGTTCGAGGTTTGTAGGGAGCGCTAGATGAatggggagcgtgtgtgtgcgcgcgtgcgtgcgcgtgtttgcgcgcgtgcgtgtgtgtgtgtgtgcgtgcgtgcgtatgcatgcgtgtgtgtgcatgtgcgcgcgtgtgtgtgtatggctgaaGGATTGCACCCCAGAGTATCGGCTCAGTGAGGCATGGTGCAGAGGAGCTACTCTCCTT
It encodes the following:
- the mpped2 gene encoding metallophosphoesterase MPPED2, encoding MARRTSSQSKVTISVDEYSSNPTQAFTHYNINQSRFQPPHVHMVEPIPYDAPKPAGHTRFVCVSDTHSRTDSIQMPYGDVLLHTGDFTELGLPSEVKKFNDWLGGLPYEYKVIIAGNHELTFDKDFMAELVKQDYYRFPSVSKLRPEDFDNVQSLLTNCMYLQDTEVMVKGFRIYGTPWTPWFNGWGFNLPRGQSLLDKWNQIPEDIDILMTHGPPLGFRDWVPKELQRVGCVELLNTVQRRVRPKLHVYGGIHEGYGLMTDGYTTFINSSTCTVSFQPTNPPIIFDLPNPGSS